A genome region from Musa acuminata AAA Group cultivar baxijiao chromosome BXJ3-5, Cavendish_Baxijiao_AAA, whole genome shotgun sequence includes the following:
- the LOC135638286 gene encoding formin-like protein 14 isoform X2 produces the protein MSLFSRFFYKRPPDGLLEFVDRVYVFDSCFSTEVVPDGLYHIYLHEIVTELHEEHADSSFLAFNFREGEKRSQFAEILCKYDVTIIDYPRQFEGCPLLPLSLVHHFLRVSESWLSLRNNQNIILLHCERGGWPLLAFLLACFLTFRKLHGTEQKTLDIVHREAPRGFLQLLSPLNPLPSQLRYLQYVSRRNITPEWPPMERALSLDCLILRGIPSFDSENGCRPLIRIFGHNIHKKDDLSSNTLFTMSKKKSLRHYQQEDCDVIKIDIQCLVQGDVVLECVHLDLDPDREVMMFRIMFNTAFIRSNILMLNSDDVDILWDSKDRFPKGFRAEVLFGETENISPPRAPTAILNGEVKGGLPIEAFEKVQELFSGVEWFERNDDDAFWLLKQISANALQEKLEKLILTDAKEISRLQSKVGLQIPLMSPLESDEEKDSVTSDSVVSVDSEKVQHHSSISMDVENILADSATQDSDSTGSPQSNISTDAVLTPPSLPPSSEGTFGGLGTPNFVPEAAPPLPPPPSSPTVKSQQPSPLSSSSEVSILPPSPPPLPPAPISTTGKNGQSLPLPPQPPPPPPPRSTISIRCPPAPAPPPPPPPLSTTSSKVPLAPTPPPPPPPPPPLLYATSRKVPPPPQPPAPYLPPFAASTRGPPPPPPPPPPPPPPPSPLPPPSTISGRGPPPPPPPPPPSTITSRSPSVPSPPPPFSTMSGNALPPPPPPRPFSTPGKSHAPPNPPQPPPPPPPPPPSTKSNKGSFLSPPPSFPVTAASNRSPPPPPPPLPPSSSLSHIDHGTVHAVPQPPPPPLKNGRGNAPGPPPPPSFGSKGMPPPPPPQALKPPGLVPLPPPLQGGSHGVPAPPQPPGLKDLNTLAPPAPASGRGRLIASSSGKGRGSLQSIPPKKTPLKPLHWVKVTRAMQGSLWADSQKQENQSRAPEIDLSELESLFSTTTASHESGRDKSGARRGTSTTKPEIVHLIDMRRANNCEIMLTKIKMPLPDMIHAVLALDTSVLEIDQVENLIKFCPTKEEMEMLKLLAEKMPELLDFDKDLIHLEAASKIQLKLVAEEMQAVSKGLEKVEQELTASESDGDISVGFRMALKGFLHTAEADVRSLTSLYSEVGRNADSLSQYFGEDPARCPFEQVTSILVVFVNMFNKSREENARNAEAEKKKIVKEASKERSNTATKRD, from the exons ATGTCCCTTTTTAGCAGGTTCTTTTACAAAAGGCCACCTGATGGTTTGCTAGAATTTGTGGACAGAGTTTATG TTTTTGATTCatgcttctcaactgaggttgtaCCAGATGGACTATATCATATCTATTTGCATGAAATTGTTACTGAGCTTCATGAAGAGCATGCTGATTCTTCCTTCCTTGCGTTCAATTTTAGAGAGGGAGAAAAACGAAGTCAGTTCGCCGAAATTTTGTGCAAGTATGATGTCACCATAATTGATTATCCACGACAGTTTGAAGGCTGTCCACTTCTTCCATTGTCTCTTGTTCATCACTTCCTTCGTGTCTCAGAGAGTTGGTTGTCTCTTCGGAACAACCAAAACATTATACTGCTCCATTGCGAAAGAGGGGGTTGGCCATTGTTAGCATTTCTTTTAGCTTGTTTCTTGACTTTTAGAAAATTGCATGGCACTGAACAAAAAACTCTAGATATTGTACATCGGGAGGCCCCTAGAGGTTTTTTACAGCTTTTATCACCATTGAACCCACTCCCATCTCAACTACGCTATTTGCAGTATGTTTCTAGAAGAAATATCACACCAGAATGGCCCCCCATGGAACGGGCTCTTTCATTGGATTGCCTTATTCTTCGAGGCATTCCAAGCTTTGATTCAGAGAACGGATGCAGGCCACTAATCCGTATTTTTGGACATAATATTCATAAAAAGGATGATCTTTCGAGCAATACACTCTTCACGATGTCTAAGAAGAAATCTTTACGGCACTATCAGCAG GAGGATTGTGATGTCATAAAAATTGATATACAGTGCTTAGTTCAGGGAGATGTTGTTTTGGAATGTGTTCATCTTGATTTAGATCCAGATAGGGAAGTAATGATGTTCCGTATCATGTTCAACACTGCCTTCATTCGATCTAACATTCTCATGCTGAACTCTGATGATGTGGATATACTCTGGGATTCGAAGGACCGGTTTCCAAAGGGTTTCCGAGCAGAG GTGCTTTTTGGTGAAACTGAGAACATCTCTCCTCCTAGAGCTCCAACTGCAATTTTAAATGGAGAAGTGAAAGGTGGATTGCCCATTGAAGCTTTTGAAAAGGTGCAAGAACTTTTCAGTGGTGTTGAATGGTTTGAGAGAAATGATGATGATGCCTTTTGGCTGCTCAAACAAATATCAGCAAATGCATTGCAAGAAAAACTCGAAAAGCTAATTTTAACTGATGCCAAGGAGATTTCAAGGCTTCAAAGTAAGGTGGGGCTGCAGATACCTCTAATGTCGCCCTTAGAATCTGATGAGGAAAAAGATTCTGTAACTTCAGATTCTGTTGTTTCAGTGGACAGTGAAAAAGTTCAGCATCATTCAAGTATCAGTATGGATGTGGAAAACATACTTGCTGATTCTGCTACTCAAGATTCTGATTCAACAG GTTCACCACAGTCAAATATCTCCACTGATGCTGTACTTACACCACCTTCCCTTCCTCCATCTTCTGAAGGTACTTTTGGAGGATTGGGAACACCTAATTTTGTTCCAGAAGCTGCTCCACctctccctccccctccctcttcaCCAACGGTCAAATCTCAACAACCCTCACCACTGTCGTCCTCATCTGAAGTTTCTATTTTGCCACCATCACCTCCGCCACTGCCGCCAGCACCAATCTCTACTACAGGAAAAAATGGTCAATCTCTGCCACTTCCACCACAAcccccaccaccacctccacctcgGTCCACCATATCCATTAGATGTCCTCCAGCACcagcaccaccgccaccaccacctcctctgtCCACCACATCTAGTAAAGTTCCTCTTGcaccaacaccaccaccaccaccaccacctcctcctcctcttctgtaTGCCACATCTAGGAAAGTTCCTCCGCCACCACAACCACCAGCTCCGTACCTGCCTCCCTTTGCAGCATCTACCAGAGgtccgccgccaccgccaccgccaccgccaccgccaccgccaccaccgtctccccttcctcctccctccACCATATCTGGTAGAggtcctccaccaccacctcctcctccgcctccttccACCATAACTAGTAGGAGTCCTTCAGTACCTTCTCCTCCACCACCTTTCTCCACCATGTCCGGTAACGctcttcctccgcctcctccaccACGTCCCTTCTCCACACCTGGTAAAAGTCATGCACCTCCTAATCCTCCTCAAcctccacccccacccccacccccacctccTAGCACTAAATCAAATAAGGGTTCTTTCCTTTCCCCTCCTCCCTCATTTCCTGTGACTGCTGCATCTAATAGGAGCCCACCACCTCCGCCTCCACCTCTGCCTCCTTCATCGAGTTTAAGTCACATTGATCATGGTACTGTTCATGCTGTCCCACAACCACCTCCTCCACCATTGAAAAATGGAAGGGGAAATGCTCCAGGCCCACCTCCTCCTCCGTCGTTTGGCAGCAAAGGTAtgcctccaccaccacctcctcaagCACTGAAGCCTCCTGGACTTGTGCCCCTTCCACCACCCTTACAAGGGGGAAGCCATGGAGTGCCAGCGCCACCACAACCTCCTGGACTAAAAGATCTAAATACATTAGCACCCCCTGCTCCAGCATCAGGAAGAGGTAGATTGATTGCTTCTAGTTCAGGGAAGGGTCGTGGATCTTTGCAGTCTATTCCACCAAAGAAAACTCCATTAAAGCCATTGCATTGGGTGAAGGTTACACGAGCAATGCAAGGAAGTCTCTGGGCTGATTCTCAGAAGCAAGAAAATCAATCCAG GGCTCCCGAGATAGATCTCTCTGAACTAGAAAGTCTTTTCTCAACCACAACTGCTTCTCATGAGAGTGGCCGGGATAAAAGTGGAGCTCGACGTGGTACTAGCACCACCAAGCCTGAAATAGTTCACCTG ATCGACATGCGTAGAGCAAATAATTGTGAGATTATGCTTACAAAAATCAAGATGCCGCTTCCTGATATGATT CATGCAGTTTTAGCTCTGGATACCTCAGTTTTGGAAATTGACCAAGTGGAGAATCTCATCAAATTTTgtcctacaaaagaagaaatggaAATGTTAAAG CTCCTTGCAGAGAAAATGCCAGAGTTGCTTGATTTTGATAAGGACTTGATTCATTTGGAAGCAGCCTCCAAG ATTCAATTGAAATTGGTAGCAGAAGAGATGCAAGCTGTGAGTAAGGGTCTTGAAAAGGTTGAGCAAGAGCTCACTGCATCAGAAAGTGATGGTGATATCTCCGTGGGCTTTAGAATG GCCTTGAAAGGTTTCCTTCATACTGCTGAAGCTGATGTTAGGTCCCTGACATCATTATATTCTGAAGTG GGAAGAAATGCAGATTCTTTATCTCAGTATTTTGGCGAAGATCCAGCTCGTtgtccattcgaacaag TCACATCAATATTGGTGGTCTTTGTCAATATGTTCAATAAATCGCGTGAAGAGAATGCAAGAAATGCTGAAGCTGAGAAAAAGAAAATAGTAAAGGAGGcatcaaaagaaagatcaaatACTGCTACCAAAAGGGACTGA
- the LOC135638286 gene encoding formin-like protein 3 isoform X3, whose translation MSLFSRFFYKRPPDGLLEFVDRVYVFDSCFSTEVVPDGLYHIYLHEIVTELHEEHADSSFLAFNFREGEKRSQFAEILCKYDVTIIDYPRQFEGCPLLPLSLVHHFLRVSESWLSLRNNQNIILLHCERGGWPLLAFLLACFLTFRKLHGTEQKTLDIVHREAPRGFLQLLSPLNPLPSQLRYLQYVSRRNITPEWPPMERALSLDCLILRGIPSFDSENGCRPLIRIFGHNIHKKDDLSSNTLFTMSKKKSLRHYQQEDCDVIKIDIQCLVQGDVVLECVHLDLDPDREVMMFRIMFNTAFIRSNILMLNSDDVDILWDSKDRFPKGFRAEVLFGETENISPPRAPTAILNGEVKGGLPIEAFEKVQELFSGVEWFERNDDDAFWLLKQISANALQEKLEKLILTDAKEISRLQSKVGLQIPLMSPLESDEEKDSVTSDSVVSVDSEKVQHHSSISMDVENILADSATQDSDSTGSPQSNISTDAVLTPPSLPPSSEGTFGGLGTPNFVPEAAPPLPPPPSSPTVKSQQPSPLSSSSEVSILPPSPPPLPPAPISTTGKNGQSLPLPPQPPPPPPPRSTISIRCPPAPAPPPPPPPLSTTSSKVPLAPTPPPPPPPPPPLLYATSRKVPPPPQPPAPYLPPFAASTRGPPPPPPPPPPPPPPPSPLPPPSTISGRGPPPPPPPPPPSTITSRSPSVPSPPPPFSTMSGNALPPPPPPRPFSTPGKSHAPPNPPQPPPPPPPPPPSTKSNKGSFLSPPPSFPVTAASNRSPPPPPPPLPPSSSLSHIDHGTVHAVPQPPPPPLKNGRGNAPGPPPPPSFGSKGMPPPPPPQALKPPGLVPLPPPLQGGSHGVPAPPQPPGLKDLNTLAPPAPASGRGRLIASSSGKGRGSLQSIPPKKTPLKPLHWVKVTRAMQGSLWADSQKQENQSRAPEIDLSELESLFSTTTASHESGRDKSGARRGTSTTKPEIVHLIDMRRANNCEIMLTKIKMPLPDMIHAVLALDTSVLEIDQVENLIKFCPTKEEMEMLKNYTGNKEMLGRCEQFFLELMKVPRVESKLRVFSFRITFSTQVNELRTNLNAINDASREVKESLKLRQVMQTILTLGNALNQGTARGSAVGFRLDSLLKLSDTRARNNKMTLMHYLCKRKCQSCLILIRT comes from the exons ATGTCCCTTTTTAGCAGGTTCTTTTACAAAAGGCCACCTGATGGTTTGCTAGAATTTGTGGACAGAGTTTATG TTTTTGATTCatgcttctcaactgaggttgtaCCAGATGGACTATATCATATCTATTTGCATGAAATTGTTACTGAGCTTCATGAAGAGCATGCTGATTCTTCCTTCCTTGCGTTCAATTTTAGAGAGGGAGAAAAACGAAGTCAGTTCGCCGAAATTTTGTGCAAGTATGATGTCACCATAATTGATTATCCACGACAGTTTGAAGGCTGTCCACTTCTTCCATTGTCTCTTGTTCATCACTTCCTTCGTGTCTCAGAGAGTTGGTTGTCTCTTCGGAACAACCAAAACATTATACTGCTCCATTGCGAAAGAGGGGGTTGGCCATTGTTAGCATTTCTTTTAGCTTGTTTCTTGACTTTTAGAAAATTGCATGGCACTGAACAAAAAACTCTAGATATTGTACATCGGGAGGCCCCTAGAGGTTTTTTACAGCTTTTATCACCATTGAACCCACTCCCATCTCAACTACGCTATTTGCAGTATGTTTCTAGAAGAAATATCACACCAGAATGGCCCCCCATGGAACGGGCTCTTTCATTGGATTGCCTTATTCTTCGAGGCATTCCAAGCTTTGATTCAGAGAACGGATGCAGGCCACTAATCCGTATTTTTGGACATAATATTCATAAAAAGGATGATCTTTCGAGCAATACACTCTTCACGATGTCTAAGAAGAAATCTTTACGGCACTATCAGCAG GAGGATTGTGATGTCATAAAAATTGATATACAGTGCTTAGTTCAGGGAGATGTTGTTTTGGAATGTGTTCATCTTGATTTAGATCCAGATAGGGAAGTAATGATGTTCCGTATCATGTTCAACACTGCCTTCATTCGATCTAACATTCTCATGCTGAACTCTGATGATGTGGATATACTCTGGGATTCGAAGGACCGGTTTCCAAAGGGTTTCCGAGCAGAG GTGCTTTTTGGTGAAACTGAGAACATCTCTCCTCCTAGAGCTCCAACTGCAATTTTAAATGGAGAAGTGAAAGGTGGATTGCCCATTGAAGCTTTTGAAAAGGTGCAAGAACTTTTCAGTGGTGTTGAATGGTTTGAGAGAAATGATGATGATGCCTTTTGGCTGCTCAAACAAATATCAGCAAATGCATTGCAAGAAAAACTCGAAAAGCTAATTTTAACTGATGCCAAGGAGATTTCAAGGCTTCAAAGTAAGGTGGGGCTGCAGATACCTCTAATGTCGCCCTTAGAATCTGATGAGGAAAAAGATTCTGTAACTTCAGATTCTGTTGTTTCAGTGGACAGTGAAAAAGTTCAGCATCATTCAAGTATCAGTATGGATGTGGAAAACATACTTGCTGATTCTGCTACTCAAGATTCTGATTCAACAG GTTCACCACAGTCAAATATCTCCACTGATGCTGTACTTACACCACCTTCCCTTCCTCCATCTTCTGAAGGTACTTTTGGAGGATTGGGAACACCTAATTTTGTTCCAGAAGCTGCTCCACctctccctccccctccctcttcaCCAACGGTCAAATCTCAACAACCCTCACCACTGTCGTCCTCATCTGAAGTTTCTATTTTGCCACCATCACCTCCGCCACTGCCGCCAGCACCAATCTCTACTACAGGAAAAAATGGTCAATCTCTGCCACTTCCACCACAAcccccaccaccacctccacctcgGTCCACCATATCCATTAGATGTCCTCCAGCACcagcaccaccgccaccaccacctcctctgtCCACCACATCTAGTAAAGTTCCTCTTGcaccaacaccaccaccaccaccaccacctcctcctcctcttctgtaTGCCACATCTAGGAAAGTTCCTCCGCCACCACAACCACCAGCTCCGTACCTGCCTCCCTTTGCAGCATCTACCAGAGgtccgccgccaccgccaccgccaccgccaccgccaccgccaccaccgtctccccttcctcctccctccACCATATCTGGTAGAggtcctccaccaccacctcctcctccgcctccttccACCATAACTAGTAGGAGTCCTTCAGTACCTTCTCCTCCACCACCTTTCTCCACCATGTCCGGTAACGctcttcctccgcctcctccaccACGTCCCTTCTCCACACCTGGTAAAAGTCATGCACCTCCTAATCCTCCTCAAcctccacccccacccccacccccacctccTAGCACTAAATCAAATAAGGGTTCTTTCCTTTCCCCTCCTCCCTCATTTCCTGTGACTGCTGCATCTAATAGGAGCCCACCACCTCCGCCTCCACCTCTGCCTCCTTCATCGAGTTTAAGTCACATTGATCATGGTACTGTTCATGCTGTCCCACAACCACCTCCTCCACCATTGAAAAATGGAAGGGGAAATGCTCCAGGCCCACCTCCTCCTCCGTCGTTTGGCAGCAAAGGTAtgcctccaccaccacctcctcaagCACTGAAGCCTCCTGGACTTGTGCCCCTTCCACCACCCTTACAAGGGGGAAGCCATGGAGTGCCAGCGCCACCACAACCTCCTGGACTAAAAGATCTAAATACATTAGCACCCCCTGCTCCAGCATCAGGAAGAGGTAGATTGATTGCTTCTAGTTCAGGGAAGGGTCGTGGATCTTTGCAGTCTATTCCACCAAAGAAAACTCCATTAAAGCCATTGCATTGGGTGAAGGTTACACGAGCAATGCAAGGAAGTCTCTGGGCTGATTCTCAGAAGCAAGAAAATCAATCCAG GGCTCCCGAGATAGATCTCTCTGAACTAGAAAGTCTTTTCTCAACCACAACTGCTTCTCATGAGAGTGGCCGGGATAAAAGTGGAGCTCGACGTGGTACTAGCACCACCAAGCCTGAAATAGTTCACCTG ATCGACATGCGTAGAGCAAATAATTGTGAGATTATGCTTACAAAAATCAAGATGCCGCTTCCTGATATGATT CATGCAGTTTTAGCTCTGGATACCTCAGTTTTGGAAATTGACCAAGTGGAGAATCTCATCAAATTTTgtcctacaaaagaagaaatggaAATGTTAAAG aACTACACTGGCAATAAAGAAATGCTAGGGAGATGTGAGCAG TTCTTTCTGGAGCTGATGAAGGTCCCTCGAGTGGAGTCCAAATTAAGAGTTTTCTCTTTTAGAATTACCTTTTCCACTCAG GTGAACGAGTTGCGAACAAACTTGAATGCAATCAATGATGCATCTAGAGAG GTAAAAGAGTCTTTGAAGTTGCGGCAAGTAATGCAGACTATTCTTACATTAGGAAATGCATTAAATCAGGGCACTGCTCGAG GCTCTGCTGTGGGATTTAGGCTAGATAGCCTTCTTAAATTATCAGATACTCGTGCGAGAAATAATAAAATGACCTTGATGCATTATTTATGCAAG AGAAAATGCCAGAGTTGCTTGATTTTGATAAGGACTTGA
- the LOC135638286 gene encoding formin-like protein 3 isoform X1: protein MSLFSRFFYKRPPDGLLEFVDRVYVFDSCFSTEVVPDGLYHIYLHEIVTELHEEHADSSFLAFNFREGEKRSQFAEILCKYDVTIIDYPRQFEGCPLLPLSLVHHFLRVSESWLSLRNNQNIILLHCERGGWPLLAFLLACFLTFRKLHGTEQKTLDIVHREAPRGFLQLLSPLNPLPSQLRYLQYVSRRNITPEWPPMERALSLDCLILRGIPSFDSENGCRPLIRIFGHNIHKKDDLSSNTLFTMSKKKSLRHYQQEDCDVIKIDIQCLVQGDVVLECVHLDLDPDREVMMFRIMFNTAFIRSNILMLNSDDVDILWDSKDRFPKGFRAEVLFGETENISPPRAPTAILNGEVKGGLPIEAFEKVQELFSGVEWFERNDDDAFWLLKQISANALQEKLEKLILTDAKEISRLQSKVGLQIPLMSPLESDEEKDSVTSDSVVSVDSEKVQHHSSISMDVENILADSATQDSDSTGSPQSNISTDAVLTPPSLPPSSEGTFGGLGTPNFVPEAAPPLPPPPSSPTVKSQQPSPLSSSSEVSILPPSPPPLPPAPISTTGKNGQSLPLPPQPPPPPPPRSTISIRCPPAPAPPPPPPPLSTTSSKVPLAPTPPPPPPPPPPLLYATSRKVPPPPQPPAPYLPPFAASTRGPPPPPPPPPPPPPPPSPLPPPSTISGRGPPPPPPPPPPSTITSRSPSVPSPPPPFSTMSGNALPPPPPPRPFSTPGKSHAPPNPPQPPPPPPPPPPSTKSNKGSFLSPPPSFPVTAASNRSPPPPPPPLPPSSSLSHIDHGTVHAVPQPPPPPLKNGRGNAPGPPPPPSFGSKGMPPPPPPQALKPPGLVPLPPPLQGGSHGVPAPPQPPGLKDLNTLAPPAPASGRGRLIASSSGKGRGSLQSIPPKKTPLKPLHWVKVTRAMQGSLWADSQKQENQSRAPEIDLSELESLFSTTTASHESGRDKSGARRGTSTTKPEIVHLIDMRRANNCEIMLTKIKMPLPDMIHAVLALDTSVLEIDQVENLIKFCPTKEEMEMLKNYTGNKEMLGRCEQFFLELMKVPRVESKLRVFSFRITFSTQVNELRTNLNAINDASREVKESLKLRQVMQTILTLGNALNQGTARGSAVGFRLDSLLKLSDTRARNNKMTLMHYLCKLLAEKMPELLDFDKDLIHLEAASKIQLKLVAEEMQAVSKGLEKVEQELTASESDGDISVGFRMALKGFLHTAEADVRSLTSLYSEVGRNADSLSQYFGEDPARCPFEQVTSILVVFVNMFNKSREENARNAEAEKKKIVKEASKERSNTATKRD, encoded by the exons ATGTCCCTTTTTAGCAGGTTCTTTTACAAAAGGCCACCTGATGGTTTGCTAGAATTTGTGGACAGAGTTTATG TTTTTGATTCatgcttctcaactgaggttgtaCCAGATGGACTATATCATATCTATTTGCATGAAATTGTTACTGAGCTTCATGAAGAGCATGCTGATTCTTCCTTCCTTGCGTTCAATTTTAGAGAGGGAGAAAAACGAAGTCAGTTCGCCGAAATTTTGTGCAAGTATGATGTCACCATAATTGATTATCCACGACAGTTTGAAGGCTGTCCACTTCTTCCATTGTCTCTTGTTCATCACTTCCTTCGTGTCTCAGAGAGTTGGTTGTCTCTTCGGAACAACCAAAACATTATACTGCTCCATTGCGAAAGAGGGGGTTGGCCATTGTTAGCATTTCTTTTAGCTTGTTTCTTGACTTTTAGAAAATTGCATGGCACTGAACAAAAAACTCTAGATATTGTACATCGGGAGGCCCCTAGAGGTTTTTTACAGCTTTTATCACCATTGAACCCACTCCCATCTCAACTACGCTATTTGCAGTATGTTTCTAGAAGAAATATCACACCAGAATGGCCCCCCATGGAACGGGCTCTTTCATTGGATTGCCTTATTCTTCGAGGCATTCCAAGCTTTGATTCAGAGAACGGATGCAGGCCACTAATCCGTATTTTTGGACATAATATTCATAAAAAGGATGATCTTTCGAGCAATACACTCTTCACGATGTCTAAGAAGAAATCTTTACGGCACTATCAGCAG GAGGATTGTGATGTCATAAAAATTGATATACAGTGCTTAGTTCAGGGAGATGTTGTTTTGGAATGTGTTCATCTTGATTTAGATCCAGATAGGGAAGTAATGATGTTCCGTATCATGTTCAACACTGCCTTCATTCGATCTAACATTCTCATGCTGAACTCTGATGATGTGGATATACTCTGGGATTCGAAGGACCGGTTTCCAAAGGGTTTCCGAGCAGAG GTGCTTTTTGGTGAAACTGAGAACATCTCTCCTCCTAGAGCTCCAACTGCAATTTTAAATGGAGAAGTGAAAGGTGGATTGCCCATTGAAGCTTTTGAAAAGGTGCAAGAACTTTTCAGTGGTGTTGAATGGTTTGAGAGAAATGATGATGATGCCTTTTGGCTGCTCAAACAAATATCAGCAAATGCATTGCAAGAAAAACTCGAAAAGCTAATTTTAACTGATGCCAAGGAGATTTCAAGGCTTCAAAGTAAGGTGGGGCTGCAGATACCTCTAATGTCGCCCTTAGAATCTGATGAGGAAAAAGATTCTGTAACTTCAGATTCTGTTGTTTCAGTGGACAGTGAAAAAGTTCAGCATCATTCAAGTATCAGTATGGATGTGGAAAACATACTTGCTGATTCTGCTACTCAAGATTCTGATTCAACAG GTTCACCACAGTCAAATATCTCCACTGATGCTGTACTTACACCACCTTCCCTTCCTCCATCTTCTGAAGGTACTTTTGGAGGATTGGGAACACCTAATTTTGTTCCAGAAGCTGCTCCACctctccctccccctccctcttcaCCAACGGTCAAATCTCAACAACCCTCACCACTGTCGTCCTCATCTGAAGTTTCTATTTTGCCACCATCACCTCCGCCACTGCCGCCAGCACCAATCTCTACTACAGGAAAAAATGGTCAATCTCTGCCACTTCCACCACAAcccccaccaccacctccacctcgGTCCACCATATCCATTAGATGTCCTCCAGCACcagcaccaccgccaccaccacctcctctgtCCACCACATCTAGTAAAGTTCCTCTTGcaccaacaccaccaccaccaccaccacctcctcctcctcttctgtaTGCCACATCTAGGAAAGTTCCTCCGCCACCACAACCACCAGCTCCGTACCTGCCTCCCTTTGCAGCATCTACCAGAGgtccgccgccaccgccaccgccaccgccaccgccaccgccaccaccgtctccccttcctcctccctccACCATATCTGGTAGAggtcctccaccaccacctcctcctccgcctccttccACCATAACTAGTAGGAGTCCTTCAGTACCTTCTCCTCCACCACCTTTCTCCACCATGTCCGGTAACGctcttcctccgcctcctccaccACGTCCCTTCTCCACACCTGGTAAAAGTCATGCACCTCCTAATCCTCCTCAAcctccacccccacccccacccccacctccTAGCACTAAATCAAATAAGGGTTCTTTCCTTTCCCCTCCTCCCTCATTTCCTGTGACTGCTGCATCTAATAGGAGCCCACCACCTCCGCCTCCACCTCTGCCTCCTTCATCGAGTTTAAGTCACATTGATCATGGTACTGTTCATGCTGTCCCACAACCACCTCCTCCACCATTGAAAAATGGAAGGGGAAATGCTCCAGGCCCACCTCCTCCTCCGTCGTTTGGCAGCAAAGGTAtgcctccaccaccacctcctcaagCACTGAAGCCTCCTGGACTTGTGCCCCTTCCACCACCCTTACAAGGGGGAAGCCATGGAGTGCCAGCGCCACCACAACCTCCTGGACTAAAAGATCTAAATACATTAGCACCCCCTGCTCCAGCATCAGGAAGAGGTAGATTGATTGCTTCTAGTTCAGGGAAGGGTCGTGGATCTTTGCAGTCTATTCCACCAAAGAAAACTCCATTAAAGCCATTGCATTGGGTGAAGGTTACACGAGCAATGCAAGGAAGTCTCTGGGCTGATTCTCAGAAGCAAGAAAATCAATCCAG GGCTCCCGAGATAGATCTCTCTGAACTAGAAAGTCTTTTCTCAACCACAACTGCTTCTCATGAGAGTGGCCGGGATAAAAGTGGAGCTCGACGTGGTACTAGCACCACCAAGCCTGAAATAGTTCACCTG ATCGACATGCGTAGAGCAAATAATTGTGAGATTATGCTTACAAAAATCAAGATGCCGCTTCCTGATATGATT CATGCAGTTTTAGCTCTGGATACCTCAGTTTTGGAAATTGACCAAGTGGAGAATCTCATCAAATTTTgtcctacaaaagaagaaatggaAATGTTAAAG aACTACACTGGCAATAAAGAAATGCTAGGGAGATGTGAGCAG TTCTTTCTGGAGCTGATGAAGGTCCCTCGAGTGGAGTCCAAATTAAGAGTTTTCTCTTTTAGAATTACCTTTTCCACTCAG GTGAACGAGTTGCGAACAAACTTGAATGCAATCAATGATGCATCTAGAGAG GTAAAAGAGTCTTTGAAGTTGCGGCAAGTAATGCAGACTATTCTTACATTAGGAAATGCATTAAATCAGGGCACTGCTCGAG GCTCTGCTGTGGGATTTAGGCTAGATAGCCTTCTTAAATTATCAGATACTCGTGCGAGAAATAATAAAATGACCTTGATGCATTATTTATGCAAG CTCCTTGCAGAGAAAATGCCAGAGTTGCTTGATTTTGATAAGGACTTGATTCATTTGGAAGCAGCCTCCAAG ATTCAATTGAAATTGGTAGCAGAAGAGATGCAAGCTGTGAGTAAGGGTCTTGAAAAGGTTGAGCAAGAGCTCACTGCATCAGAAAGTGATGGTGATATCTCCGTGGGCTTTAGAATG GCCTTGAAAGGTTTCCTTCATACTGCTGAAGCTGATGTTAGGTCCCTGACATCATTATATTCTGAAGTG GGAAGAAATGCAGATTCTTTATCTCAGTATTTTGGCGAAGATCCAGCTCGTtgtccattcgaacaag TCACATCAATATTGGTGGTCTTTGTCAATATGTTCAATAAATCGCGTGAAGAGAATGCAAGAAATGCTGAAGCTGAGAAAAAGAAAATAGTAAAGGAGGcatcaaaagaaagatcaaatACTGCTACCAAAAGGGACTGA